From the genome of Staphylococcus haemolyticus, one region includes:
- a CDS encoding GIY-YIG nuclease family protein, with the protein MAKHYVYIVKCKDNSLYTGYTTNVEARIATHNAGKGAKYTKTRRPVVLVYQEMFSSKSEAMRREYEIKTFSRQQKLKMIEER; encoded by the coding sequence ATGGCTAAACATTATGTTTATATAGTTAAATGCAAAGATAACTCATTATATACGGGTTATACTACCAATGTAGAGGCACGTATTGCGACGCATAATGCAGGAAAAGGGGCTAAATATACTAAAACAAGACGTCCGGTAGTGTTAGTTTATCAAGAAATGTTTAGTTCAAAATCAGAAGCAATGCGAAGAGAGTATGAAATTAAAACATTTAGCAGACAACAAAAATTAAAAATGATTGAGGAGCGTTAA
- a CDS encoding DNA polymerase III subunit delta' C-terminal domain-containing protein — protein MDEQQKLANAYHSNKLSHAYLFEGDDAQSMKHVAMEFAKLILCNGNQQCEMKVGTFNQPDFMYVSSEENSIKKEQIEQLVHRMNQLPIEGTHKVYIIEDFEKLTVQGENSILKFLEEPPENTIAILLSTKPEQILDTIHSRCQHVYFKPSDKQDFIDRLVDEDINRAVAEMLSTYTTQLETAIDLNEEHDLVTLRKVILHWCDLLLTNKPMALIGIIDLLKNAKNRKLQLLTLAAVNAFFEDIMHAKIGIERDFTYTDLKGNIEKYANQLSLNKVMTMYDQITEAHKKLMQNVNPTLVFEQIVIKGVS, from the coding sequence ATGGATGAACAACAAAAATTAGCGAATGCGTATCATTCAAATAAACTATCGCATGCCTACCTTTTTGAAGGTGATGATGCACAATCAATGAAGCATGTAGCCATGGAATTTGCAAAACTTATTCTATGTAATGGGAATCAGCAATGTGAAATGAAAGTTGGAACCTTCAACCAACCAGACTTCATGTATGTATCTTCTGAAGAAAATTCAATTAAGAAAGAGCAAATTGAGCAGTTGGTACATCGTATGAATCAACTTCCTATTGAAGGAACGCATAAAGTTTATATCATAGAAGATTTTGAAAAGCTTACTGTTCAAGGGGAAAATAGTATATTAAAGTTTTTAGAAGAACCACCTGAGAATACGATAGCCATTTTGCTATCAACGAAGCCAGAACAAATCTTAGATACAATTCATTCACGTTGTCAGCATGTTTATTTTAAACCAAGTGATAAACAAGACTTTATAGATAGATTAGTTGATGAAGATATTAATAGAGCTGTAGCTGAAATGCTAAGCACCTATACTACGCAACTAGAAACTGCAATAGATTTAAATGAAGAACATGATTTAGTTACACTTAGGAAAGTGATTTTACATTGGTGTGACTTATTATTAACGAATAAACCTATGGCTTTAATTGGAATAATAGATTTATTAAAAAATGCGAAAAATCGTAAGTTACAATTACTAACGCTAGCAGCCGTTAACGCGTTTTTTGAGGATATTATGCATGCCAAAATAGGAATTGAACGAGATTTTACATACACAGATTTAAAAGGTAATATAGAAAAATATGCGAATCAGTTATCGCTAAACAAAGTTATGACAATGTACGACCAAATTACAGAAGCGCACAAAAAATTAATGCAAAATGTTAATCCGACGCTTGTATTTGAACAAATAGTAATCAAAGGTGTGAGTTAG
- a CDS encoding TatD family hydrolase — translation MLIDTHVHLNDEQYAEDLTEVISRAREAGVDRMFVVGFDTPTIERAMELIEQYDFIYGIIGWHPVGAIDFTDERLQWIEELSQHPKVIGIGEMGLDYHWDKSPADVQKDVFRKQIALAKRVNLPIIIHNREATQDCVDILMEEHAEEVGGIMHSFSGSPEIADVVINKLNFHISLGGPVTFKNAKQPKEVAKHVPMDRLLVETDAPYLSPHPYRGKRNEPERVTLVAEQIAELRGMSYEDVCRQTTENAERLFKLK, via the coding sequence ATGTTAATCGATACACATGTCCATTTAAATGATGAACAATATGCGGAAGATTTAACTGAAGTCATTTCTCGTGCGAGAGAAGCAGGCGTTGATCGCATGTTTGTCGTTGGTTTTGATACACCGACAATTGAACGTGCTATGGAACTGATTGAACAATATGATTTTATATATGGAATTATCGGTTGGCATCCTGTTGGTGCGATTGATTTTACAGATGAACGTTTACAATGGATTGAAGAATTATCACAACATCCTAAAGTTATTGGTATTGGAGAGATGGGCTTAGATTATCATTGGGATAAATCTCCAGCTGATGTTCAAAAAGACGTATTTAGAAAGCAAATTGCTCTCGCTAAAAGAGTGAACTTGCCTATCATTATTCATAATCGCGAAGCTACGCAAGATTGTGTAGATATCTTAATGGAAGAACATGCTGAAGAAGTAGGCGGAATTATGCATAGCTTCAGTGGTTCTCCTGAAATTGCAGATGTAGTTATTAATAAACTGAACTTCCATATTTCTTTAGGGGGTCCAGTTACATTTAAGAATGCTAAGCAACCTAAAGAAGTCGCAAAACATGTGCCTATGGATAGATTGTTAGTTGAAACAGATGCGCCTTATCTTTCACCTCATCCATATAGAGGTAAACGTAATGAACCAGAACGTGTGACTTTAGTTGCTGAACAAATTGCAGAATTACGTGGTATGTCATATGAAGATGTATGTCGTCAAACTACGGAAAATGCTGAACGTTTATTTAAATTAAAATAA
- a CDS encoding cyclic-di-AMP receptor — MKMIIAIVQDQDSQELSDQLVKNNFRATKLATTGGFLRAGNTTFLCGVDDDRVDDILSVIDHTCGNRDQLVSPMTPMGGSADSYIPYPVEVEVGGATVFVMPVESFHRF; from the coding sequence ATGAAAATGATTATAGCGATCGTTCAAGATCAGGATAGTCAAGAACTGTCAGACCAACTCGTAAAAAATAACTTTAGAGCTACAAAATTAGCAACTACTGGTGGATTTTTAAGAGCAGGTAACACTACTTTCTTATGTGGTGTAGATGATGACCGTGTAGATGATATTTTATCAGTCATTGATCATACTTGCGGTAATAGAGATCAACTTGTTTCACCAATGACACCAATGGGTGGTAGTGCAGATTCTTACATACCATATCCTGTTGAAGTGGAAGTAGGAGGCGCTACAGTATTTGTAATGCCAGTCGAATCATTCCATAGATTTTAA
- a CDS encoding aminotransferase class I/II-fold pyridoxal phosphate-dependent enzyme: MELPIFHKLSQLINENAISLHVPGHKNGTIGNVKNLDFKMDMTEITGLDDLHHPEDIILKSMQHIHKHPDYDAYFLINGTTSGILSVIQSFSKLKGNYLISRNVHKSVFHGLDIVQQPADIIAMTKSNDSSQYLGPDTQSMTFNNQKLAIVTYPNYYGECFDIRAFVDRAHREAIPVLVDEAHGAHFNLKNFPKSALESGADYVVQSYHKTLPALTMGSMLFIHKDAPLKDEIVRYLGYFQTSSPSYLVMASLELAHQFYVDYDSTLFFEKRKKLIDTLNMTGLTTICVSDPLKLLIQYQGYSGFEIQTWFEQMGIYVELADDKQVLFVLPLWHEDDKYPFETLLNKITKINLPCPLSTKQSTSIHIPLDEGTYFPQDSGNVTWVDIDQSMGKKLAMHIITYPPGIPVYLKGERITKNMIKLMREYLQKGDRVEGIKQEKILVKDE; encoded by the coding sequence ATGGAACTTCCAATTTTTCATAAATTATCTCAATTGATTAATGAAAATGCTATTTCATTACATGTACCTGGTCACAAAAATGGAACAATCGGTAATGTAAAAAATTTGGACTTTAAAATGGACATGACTGAAATCACAGGGCTTGATGATTTACATCACCCTGAAGATATCATATTAAAAAGTATGCAACATATTCATAAACACCCGGACTATGACGCATATTTCTTAATTAATGGAACAACCTCAGGAATTTTATCAGTGATACAGTCATTTTCAAAATTAAAAGGAAATTATTTGATTAGTCGTAATGTGCACAAATCAGTCTTTCATGGATTGGATATTGTACAGCAACCTGCTGATATAATAGCAATGACTAAGAGTAATGATAGTAGTCAATATTTAGGTCCAGACACACAAAGTATGACATTTAATAATCAGAAGTTAGCTATTGTAACCTATCCAAACTATTATGGTGAATGCTTTGATATCAGAGCATTTGTAGATAGAGCACATCGTGAAGCTATACCAGTATTAGTTGATGAGGCACATGGTGCACATTTTAATTTAAAAAACTTTCCAAAGTCTGCACTTGAAAGTGGCGCGGATTATGTTGTGCAGTCTTATCACAAGACATTGCCCGCACTCACGATGGGATCTATGTTGTTTATTCATAAAGATGCGCCATTGAAAGATGAAATAGTGCGATATCTAGGATACTTTCAGACTTCTAGTCCTTCATATTTAGTGATGGCCAGTCTTGAGCTAGCACATCAATTTTATGTTGATTACGATAGTACGCTATTTTTTGAGAAAAGAAAGAAACTTATTGATACGCTAAATATGACTGGATTAACTACTATTTGTGTAAGTGATCCTTTAAAATTATTAATTCAGTATCAAGGGTATTCTGGATTTGAAATACAAACATGGTTTGAACAAATGGGTATATACGTTGAATTAGCTGACGACAAGCAAGTTTTATTTGTATTGCCGTTATGGCATGAGGACGATAAGTATCCATTTGAAACACTATTAAACAAAATCACAAAAATCAACCTACCATGTCCATTGTCAACTAAACAATCAACATCAATACATATACCGTTAGATGAAGGTACATACTTCCCACAAGATAGTGGCAACGTAACATGGGTTGATATTGATCAATCGATGGGTAAGAAATTAGCAATGCACATCATAACATATCCGCCGGGTATCCCTGTTTATTTAAAAGGGGAAAGAATAACCAAAAATATGATAAAATTAATGCGAGAATATCTTCAAAAAGGCGATAGAGTTGAAGGTATAAAACAAGAAAAAATATTAGTTAAGGATGAATAA
- the rsmI gene encoding 16S rRNA (cytidine(1402)-2'-O)-methyltransferase, with protein MATLYLVGTPIGNLGDITFRAIETLKDADFIACEDTRVTKKLCNHYDIQTPLKSYHEHNKSQQTEYLIDLLNEGYNIALVSDAGLPLISDPGYELVVAAHSYDIHVETVPGPNAGLTALMASGLPSYTYTFLGFLPRKEKDKVAVLQERMFQDSTLIIYESPFRVVETLKAISKVDDTRRVAVGRELTKKFEQIVMQEVGHLINAFQNDEIMQKGEFVILIEGAKPLETEQWFQSLTISEHVEHYISEQNIKPKKAIKLVAEDRHMKTGEVYDIYHDVNQ; from the coding sequence ATGGCGACATTATATTTAGTGGGAACGCCTATAGGAAATCTAGGTGATATTACATTTCGTGCAATTGAAACTTTAAAAGATGCTGATTTCATAGCTTGTGAAGATACACGAGTGACCAAAAAGCTTTGCAATCATTATGATATTCAAACCCCTCTCAAATCATATCATGAACATAATAAGTCACAGCAAACTGAGTATTTAATTGACTTGTTAAATGAAGGTTACAATATCGCTTTAGTGTCAGATGCAGGTTTACCTTTAATAAGCGATCCGGGTTATGAGTTGGTCGTTGCAGCCCACAGTTATGACATTCATGTAGAAACCGTGCCTGGTCCTAATGCAGGTTTAACTGCACTAATGGCAAGTGGCCTACCATCCTATACGTATACATTTTTAGGCTTTTTACCTAGAAAAGAAAAAGATAAAGTAGCAGTATTACAGGAACGAATGTTTCAAGATAGCACATTAATTATTTATGAGTCACCATTCCGTGTTGTTGAAACGTTAAAAGCTATTTCCAAAGTTGATGATACTAGACGTGTTGCAGTCGGTCGTGAATTAACTAAAAAGTTTGAACAAATTGTGATGCAAGAAGTTGGGCACTTAATAAATGCATTTCAAAACGATGAAATTATGCAAAAAGGTGAATTTGTAATCTTGATTGAGGGCGCTAAGCCTCTTGAAACTGAACAATGGTTTCAATCACTTACCATTTCAGAACATGTCGAACACTATATATCAGAACAAAATATTAAACCTAAAAAGGCGATTAAGTTAGTTGCAGAAGATCGTCATATGAAGACTGGAGAAGTTTATGACATATATCATGATGTCAATCAATGA
- the metG gene encoding methionine--tRNA ligase — MAKETFYITTPIYYPSGNLHIGHAYSTVAGDVISRYKRMQGYDVRYLTGTDEHGQKIQEKAQKAGKTELEYLDEMISGIKSLWSKLEISNDDFIRTTEDRHKQVVEKVFERLLKQGDIYLGEYEGWYSVPDETYYTESQLVDPIYENGKIVGGKSPDSGHEVELVKEESYFFNINKYTDRLLEFYDANPDFIQPPSRKNEMINNFIKPGLEDLAVSRTSFDWGVRVPSNPKHVVYVWIDALVNYISALGYLSDDDELFQKYWPADVHLMAKEIVRFHSIIWPILLMALDLPLPKKVFAHGWILMKDGKMSKSKGNVVDPNVLIDRYGLDATRYYLMRELPFGSDGVFTPEAFVERTNYDLANDLGNLVNRTISMINKYFQGELPAYEGPKHELDEDMEALAHETVKHFNESMESFQFSVALSTVWKFISRTNKYIDETTPWVLAKDDSQKDMLGNVMAHLVENIRFAAVLLRPFLTHAPKEIFKQLNINEPELFELESLEQYGALKQPIMVTEKPTPIFPRLDTEAEIAYIKESMQPPKSEESKDEVEEPSKAQIDIKDFDKVEIKAATITDAENVPKSDKLLKIQIDLGLEQRQIVSGIAKFYRPEDIIGKKVAVVTNLKPAKLMGQKSEGMILSAEKDGVLTLVSLPSAIPNGAVIK, encoded by the coding sequence ATGGCGAAAGAAACATTTTATATTACAACCCCAATTTATTATCCGAGTGGTAATTTGCATATCGGCCATGCATATTCAACAGTAGCTGGTGATGTGATTTCACGTTATAAACGTATGCAAGGCTATGATGTTCGTTACTTAACTGGTACAGATGAACATGGCCAAAAAATTCAAGAAAAAGCTCAAAAAGCAGGTAAAACTGAATTAGAATATTTAGATGAAATGATCAGTGGTATTAAAAGTCTTTGGAGTAAGTTAGAAATCTCTAATGATGACTTTATTCGTACTACAGAAGATCGTCATAAACAAGTAGTTGAGAAAGTTTTTGAACGTCTTTTAAAACAAGGTGATATTTATCTTGGTGAGTATGAAGGATGGTATTCAGTACCAGATGAAACATATTACACTGAATCGCAATTAGTAGATCCAATATATGAAAATGGCAAAATCGTTGGCGGAAAAAGCCCGGATTCAGGTCATGAGGTTGAGTTAGTTAAAGAGGAAAGTTATTTCTTTAATATTAATAAATACACAGATAGATTATTAGAATTTTATGATGCTAATCCAGATTTCATTCAACCGCCTTCAAGAAAAAATGAAATGATTAACAACTTTATTAAACCTGGTTTAGAAGATTTAGCTGTTTCACGTACATCATTTGACTGGGGAGTCAGAGTGCCATCCAATCCTAAACACGTTGTATACGTATGGATAGATGCATTAGTAAACTATATTTCTGCATTAGGATATTTATCAGATGATGATGAATTATTCCAGAAATATTGGCCAGCAGATGTGCATTTAATGGCTAAGGAAATTGTACGTTTCCACTCAATTATTTGGCCAATTTTATTAATGGCGTTAGACTTACCGCTTCCAAAAAAAGTGTTTGCACATGGTTGGATTCTGATGAAAGACGGTAAAATGAGTAAATCTAAAGGTAATGTGGTAGATCCTAACGTATTAATTGACCGCTATGGTCTTGATGCAACACGCTATTATTTAATGCGCGAACTACCATTTGGCTCTGATGGAGTATTCACTCCTGAAGCTTTTGTAGAGCGTACTAACTATGATTTAGCAAATGACTTAGGCAACTTAGTAAATCGTACAATCTCTATGATTAATAAGTATTTCCAAGGTGAACTGCCTGCATATGAAGGTCCTAAACATGAACTGGACGAAGATATGGAAGCATTAGCACATGAAACTGTGAAACATTTCAATGAAAGTATGGAAAGTTTCCAATTCTCTGTAGCTTTATCTACTGTATGGAAGTTTATTAGTCGTACGAATAAATATATCGATGAGACTACACCATGGGTATTAGCTAAGGATGATAGTCAAAAAGATATGCTTGGTAATGTCATGGCACATTTAGTTGAAAATATTCGATTTGCTGCAGTGTTACTACGTCCATTCTTAACACATGCGCCTAAAGAAATTTTCAAACAACTGAATATTAATGAACCTGAATTATTTGAATTAGAAAGTCTTGAACAATATGGTGCATTAAAACAACCGATTATGGTAACTGAGAAGCCAACACCAATCTTCCCACGTTTAGACACTGAAGCGGAAATTGCATATATTAAAGAATCAATGCAACCTCCAAAGTCTGAAGAATCTAAAGATGAAGTGGAAGAGCCAAGTAAAGCGCAAATTGATATTAAAGATTTTGATAAAGTTGAAATTAAAGCAGCAACAATTACTGATGCTGAAAACGTTCCAAAGTCTGATAAATTGTTAAAAATTCAAATTGACTTAGGTTTAGAGCAACGTCAAATTGTTTCTGGAATCGCTAAGTTTTATCGTCCAGAAGATATTATCGGTAAAAAAGTTGCAGTGGTCACTAACTTAAAACCTGCTAAATTAATGGGTCAAAAGTCAGAAGGCATGATTTTATCAGCTGAAAAAGATGGTGTCTTAACATTAGTTAGTTTACCAAGTGCAATTCCAAATGGTGCAGTTATTAAATAG
- the tmk gene encoding dTMP kinase, with protein MSAFITFEGPEGSGKTTVLQRVSEKLAQDYQLIATREPGGVPTGEEIRKVVLEGANMDIRTEAMLFAASRREHLVEKVVPALNDNKIVLCDRYIDSSLAYQGYARGIGIEEVKQLNDFAINGLYPDLTIYLDITAEVGRDRILKNQRDQNRLDKEDIAFHEKVIEGYRQIIQETPQRFAVVDATRNIDDVVNETYEIILNFLK; from the coding sequence ATGTCGGCGTTTATAACATTCGAGGGTCCTGAAGGTTCAGGTAAGACAACTGTATTGCAACGTGTGTCTGAAAAGTTAGCTCAGGATTATCAGTTGATTGCTACCAGAGAACCTGGAGGAGTACCAACTGGTGAAGAAATACGTAAGGTAGTATTGGAAGGGGCAAATATGGACATACGTACAGAAGCAATGTTGTTTGCTGCTTCTAGAAGAGAACACCTAGTAGAAAAAGTTGTGCCCGCGTTAAATGATAATAAAATTGTTTTATGTGATAGATATATTGATAGTTCTCTTGCATATCAAGGTTATGCAAGGGGTATAGGTATTGAAGAAGTGAAGCAATTAAATGATTTTGCAATAAATGGTCTTTATCCAGATTTAACCATTTATTTAGATATTACGGCAGAAGTCGGTAGAGATAGAATACTTAAAAATCAACGAGATCAAAATCGGCTTGATAAAGAAGATATTGCATTTCATGAGAAGGTGATTGAAGGATATCGACAAATCATTCAAGAAACACCTCAGCGTTTTGCAGTGGTAGATGCGACACGTAATATTGATGATGTAGTCAATGAAACTTATGAGATAATCTTAAATTTTTTAAAATAA
- the rnmV gene encoding ribonuclease M5 has product MKINEFIVVEGRDDTERVKSAVECDTIETNGSAINKETLAVIQNAQETRGVIVLTDPDFPGDKIRHTITEHVSGVKHAYLDREKAKNKRGKIGVEHAHPKDIRDALMHVSSPFEEAEESIDKSVLIDLGLIIGKDARRKREILGRKLHIGHSNGKQLLKKLNAFGYTESDVREALSMEKESE; this is encoded by the coding sequence ATGAAAATCAATGAATTTATCGTAGTAGAAGGTAGAGATGACACTGAACGAGTAAAGTCGGCTGTTGAATGTGATACGATTGAAACAAATGGAAGTGCAATCAATAAAGAGACTTTAGCAGTCATCCAAAATGCACAAGAAACAAGAGGTGTTATCGTATTAACTGATCCTGACTTTCCCGGTGATAAAATACGTCACACGATTACAGAACACGTTTCAGGTGTTAAACATGCATACTTAGATAGAGAAAAGGCTAAAAATAAGCGTGGTAAAATCGGCGTTGAACATGCGCATCCAAAAGATATTAGAGACGCATTAATGCACGTCAGTTCTCCTTTTGAAGAAGCGGAAGAATCAATCGACAAAAGTGTTCTCATAGACTTAGGATTAATAATTGGTAAAGACGCACGTCGTAAAAGAGAAATACTAGGTCGTAAATTACACATCGGACATTCAAATGGCAAGCAACTGCTTAAGAAACTCAATGCATTTGGTTATACTGAATCGGATGTGCGCGAAGCGTTATCTATGGAAAAGGAGAGTGAATAA
- the yabA gene encoding DNA replication initiation control protein YabA, whose amino-acid sequence MNRNDLFEKIVKLESNVNQLNQEMSELKALSIQLIEENVALQVENDNLKSLMAKSEQDVEAIKVTNRIEKDNKPMSKERDNKSSIKHVKKPLPSKDNLAVLYSEGFHICNGELFGKHRYGEDCLLCMNVLNS is encoded by the coding sequence TTGAATCGCAATGACTTATTTGAAAAAATTGTAAAACTTGAAAGTAATGTTAATCAATTAAATCAGGAAATGAGTGAACTGAAAGCATTATCTATCCAACTTATTGAAGAAAATGTTGCCTTACAAGTTGAAAATGATAATTTAAAATCATTGATGGCTAAGAGTGAACAAGACGTTGAAGCTATCAAAGTTACAAATCGTATTGAAAAAGACAACAAGCCAATGAGTAAGGAAAGAGATAATAAAAGTTCAATTAAACATGTTAAGAAACCATTGCCAAGTAAGGATAACTTAGCAGTATTATATAGCGAAGGATTCCATATTTGTAATGGAGAATTATTTGGTAAACACCGATATGGTGAGGATTGTTTACTATGTATGAATGTATTAAATAGTTAG
- a CDS encoding PSP1 domain-containing protein — protein MPNIVGVQFQKAGKLEYYAPNDLDVNVDDWVVVESKRGIEIGSVKFPPKDVEDGDVTLPLKEIIRVATEQDIEKYYQNDKDATNALQLCKDLVKEQQLDMRLVNCEYTLDKSKVIFNFTADDRIDFRKLVKHLAQNLKTRIELRQIGVRDEAKLLGGIGPCGRSLCCATFLGDFEPVSIKMAKDQNLSLNPTKISGACGRLMCCLKYENDFYEEARAQLPDLGDKIVTPEGKGQVIGLNILDISMQVKIDGLEQPLEYKMEELEAFN, from the coding sequence ATGCCAAATATCGTAGGTGTACAATTTCAGAAAGCAGGGAAATTGGAATATTATGCGCCTAATGATTTAGACGTAAATGTAGATGATTGGGTTGTTGTCGAATCTAAACGAGGCATTGAAATTGGAAGTGTAAAGTTTCCACCTAAAGATGTTGAAGATGGTGATGTTACGTTACCTTTAAAAGAAATTATACGCGTTGCTACAGAGCAAGATATCGAAAAGTATTATCAAAATGATAAAGATGCCACTAATGCATTACAATTATGTAAAGACTTAGTTAAAGAACAGCAACTGGATATGCGATTAGTTAATTGTGAATATACATTAGATAAATCAAAAGTGATTTTTAATTTTACAGCAGATGATCGTATTGATTTTCGTAAACTCGTAAAACATTTAGCACAAAATTTAAAGACACGTATCGAATTAAGACAAATCGGTGTTCGAGATGAAGCCAAATTACTAGGTGGTATTGGTCCATGTGGTCGTTCACTATGTTGTGCCACATTTTTAGGGGATTTTGAACCGGTTTCAATTAAAATGGCTAAAGATCAAAATCTGTCTTTAAATCCTACTAAAATTTCTGGTGCTTGTGGTCGATTGATGTGTTGTTTAAAATATGAAAATGATTTTTATGAAGAGGCAAGAGCACAGTTACCTGATTTAGGGGATAAAATTGTGACACCTGAAGGCAAAGGACAAGTCATTGGGTTAAATATTCTAGATATTTCAATGCAAGTTAAAATCGATGGTTTAGAACAGCCGTTAGAATATAAAATGGAAGAATTAGAAGCTTTTAATTAA
- a CDS encoding tRNA1(Val) (adenine(37)-N6)-methyltransferase — MLKANERIDDLFKENLKIIQNDDVFSFSTDALLLGHFTEVRKNDKILDLCAGNGVIALLLSAKGSQTIESIEIQEQLADMARRSFEYNDLTNRLLIHHMDLKDVYQNFKPSQYTLVTCNPPYFKSNQRHQHQKEAHKIARHEIMCTLEDCMLAARHLLKQGGRLMMVHRAERLMDVLTEMRKASIEPKRVVFIYSKIDKSAVTIVVEGRKNGNQGLTIASPFYIYNNQGDYTDEMKEVYYG, encoded by the coding sequence ATGTTAAAAGCTAATGAGCGTATTGATGACTTATTTAAAGAAAATTTGAAAATTATACAAAATGACGATGTCTTTTCATTTTCAACAGATGCTTTATTGTTAGGGCATTTTACCGAAGTGAGGAAGAATGACAAAATATTAGACCTTTGCGCGGGAAATGGTGTTATTGCACTCTTGTTATCAGCTAAAGGATCGCAAACAATTGAGAGTATCGAGATACAAGAACAATTGGCTGATATGGCTCGTCGTAGCTTCGAATATAACGATTTAACGAATCGATTATTAATACATCACATGGATTTAAAAGATGTGTACCAAAACTTTAAACCATCTCAATATACGTTAGTCACGTGTAATCCTCCTTATTTTAAAAGCAATCAACGTCATCAACATCAAAAAGAGGCGCATAAGATTGCGAGACATGAGATTATGTGTACATTAGAGGATTGTATGTTGGCAGCACGTCATCTATTAAAGCAAGGTGGTCGGCTTATGATGGTTCATCGAGCTGAAAGGTTAATGGATGTCTTAACTGAGATGCGCAAAGCCAGTATTGAACCGAAACGTGTGGTTTTTATTTATAGTAAAATTGATAAATCGGCTGTTACGATTGTAGTAGAGGGACGCAAAAACGGTAACCAGGGATTAACCATTGCATCACCATTTTACATCTATAACAATCAGGGTGACTACACTGATGAAATGAAAGAGGTGTATTATGGCTAA
- a CDS encoding GNAT family N-acetyltransferase: protein MKIRALEETDLQFVHHLNNEYTIMSYWFEEPYESLSELKTLYQKHILDESERRFIIEDDHTSIGVVELVEINFVHRNCEIQIIIDSQFGNKGYAKKAFKMAIDYAFLVLNLNKVYLYVDVNNEKAVHIYKKAGFIIEGELKEHFYTQGKYKDCYVMGLLKTKWIEQRNGDDLSQVR from the coding sequence ATGAAAATTAGAGCGTTAGAAGAAACAGATTTACAATTTGTACATCATCTCAATAACGAATACACGATTATGTCTTACTGGTTTGAAGAACCGTATGAATCATTAAGTGAGTTAAAAACGTTATATCAAAAGCATATTTTAGATGAATCAGAGAGAAGATTCATTATTGAAGACGATCACACGTCTATCGGTGTTGTAGAACTAGTGGAAATTAACTTTGTACATAGAAATTGTGAAATTCAAATTATTATAGATTCACAATTTGGAAATAAAGGCTATGCTAAAAAAGCATTTAAAATGGCAATTGATTATGCCTTTTTAGTCTTGAACCTGAATAAAGTTTATTTATATGTGGATGTGAATAATGAAAAAGCAGTGCACATATATAAAAAAGCAGGTTTCATTATAGAAGGTGAATTAAAAGAACATTTTTATACTCAAGGAAAGTATAAAGATTGTTATGTCATGGGACTATTGAAAACAAAGTGGATTGAGCAACGCAATGGTGATGATTTATCGCAAGTGCGCTAA